In a genomic window of Halobiforma lacisalsi AJ5:
- a CDS encoding acyl-CoA synthetase: protein MPDEYNLEEYESTRESFSWDDIYAEADWDAPESINVAHEVCDRHAAGGDRVALRQVGVDGESRTLTFEALSERSNRFANALENLGIERGERVFTYLPRIPEHYVALIGTLKRGAVFGGINERFGPEGISYRLADCDASAVVTTSENRDTVAEALEDVPSVEHVLVVDRGDGDLADDDLEFDAALADAAATYETVRTGGDDDALLYYTSGTTGPAKGVLHEHRWVTGVAATQRFAADLRDDDLYWSTGDLGWLTGPINTLGAWFWGTSLFTYEGEFDPEEWAELLDEYPITVLFSVPTAYRMLREKEEVLEGVDLDLRHALSIGEPLSAGVVEWGEETLGVTIHDTYGQTETGNMIINNYPAMEVRPGSMGKPLPGVTADIVDPETGEPLEPGETGEIAQRGDYPCFFAGYWEKPGKTEECFVDGWYLSGDLAHKDEDGYFWFEGRADDVIISSGYRIGPFEVESSLGEHPAVAEAAVVPKPDRKRGTIVKAYVVPSETTDPSADLAEDIKTHVREELSAHEYPREIEFREELPKTVTGKIRRTELRDEATEEADAGESV from the coding sequence ATGCCGGACGAATACAACCTCGAGGAGTACGAGTCGACCCGCGAGTCGTTCAGTTGGGACGACATCTACGCCGAGGCGGACTGGGACGCGCCCGAGTCGATCAACGTCGCACACGAGGTCTGTGATCGCCACGCTGCGGGCGGGGACCGCGTCGCGCTCCGACAGGTCGGCGTCGACGGCGAGTCCCGAACCCTGACCTTCGAGGCGCTTTCCGAACGATCGAACCGGTTCGCGAACGCCCTCGAGAACCTCGGCATCGAGCGCGGCGAACGCGTGTTCACGTACTTGCCCCGAATCCCGGAACACTACGTCGCGCTGATCGGGACGCTCAAGCGCGGTGCCGTCTTCGGCGGGATCAACGAGCGGTTCGGCCCCGAGGGCATCTCCTACCGGCTCGCGGACTGCGACGCGTCGGCCGTGGTGACGACGAGCGAGAACCGCGACACCGTCGCCGAGGCGCTCGAGGACGTGCCGTCGGTCGAGCACGTACTCGTCGTCGACCGCGGGGACGGAGACCTCGCGGACGACGACCTCGAGTTCGACGCGGCGCTCGCTGACGCCGCGGCGACCTACGAGACGGTCCGCACGGGCGGCGACGACGACGCACTGCTGTACTACACGAGCGGGACGACCGGCCCGGCGAAGGGCGTGCTCCACGAACACCGCTGGGTGACGGGCGTCGCGGCGACCCAGCGGTTCGCCGCCGACCTCCGGGACGACGACCTCTACTGGTCGACGGGCGACCTCGGCTGGCTGACCGGGCCGATCAACACCCTCGGCGCGTGGTTCTGGGGCACGTCGCTGTTCACCTACGAAGGCGAGTTCGACCCCGAGGAGTGGGCCGAGCTACTGGACGAGTACCCGATCACGGTGCTTTTCAGCGTACCGACCGCCTACCGGATGCTCCGCGAGAAGGAGGAGGTCCTCGAGGGCGTCGACCTCGACCTGCGTCACGCCCTCTCGATCGGTGAGCCGCTCTCCGCCGGCGTCGTCGAGTGGGGCGAGGAGACCCTCGGCGTGACGATCCACGACACCTACGGCCAGACCGAGACGGGGAACATGATCATCAATAACTACCCCGCGATGGAGGTCCGGCCCGGCAGCATGGGCAAGCCCCTGCCCGGCGTCACCGCCGACATCGTCGACCCCGAGACGGGTGAACCGCTCGAGCCCGGCGAGACGGGCGAGATTGCCCAGCGGGGCGACTACCCCTGTTTCTTCGCGGGCTACTGGGAGAAACCGGGGAAGACCGAGGAGTGTTTCGTCGACGGCTGGTACCTCTCGGGCGACCTCGCGCACAAGGACGAGGACGGTTACTTCTGGTTCGAGGGGCGGGCCGACGACGTCATCATCTCCTCGGGCTACCGCATCGGCCCGTTCGAGGTCGAGAGTTCGCTCGGCGAACACCCGGCCGTCGCGGAGGCGGCGGTCGTCCCGAAGCCGGATCGCAAGCGCGGAACCATCGTCAAGGCCTACGTCGTCCCCAGCGAGACCACGGATCCGTCCGCGGACCTCGCGGAGGACATCAAGACCCACGTCCGCGAGGAACTGTCCGCCCACGAGTACCCCCGCGAGATCGAGTTCCGCGAGGAGTTACCCAAGACGGTGACCGGAAAGATTCGGCGTACAGAACTCCGGGACGAGGCCACCGAGGAGGCGGACGCCGGCGAGTCGGTCTGA
- a CDS encoding DUF4013 domain-containing protein, translated as MVFGIEEGVRYPFRGDRTADLFATGGVLGIATAILVQLALVTAPFPLVAVVGSLAAVPVVALLGYLLRVVERSVRGCDDPPGFRPFAGLAWKGCRLSVLTVAYAVVPVFVVAAAVAGLRRLPVASADEIGFVGALSLFGISTAVLLVVLSFAYVYPAAVGRLAAGGSLREALGLRSYRSVIGHGSYFIAWTVAALFLAPGWIVLPTALSSATPVGVAAVFAAFYVHVVAARLVGRGYRLAADVDGEEK; from the coding sequence ATGGTGTTCGGAATCGAAGAGGGAGTTCGCTATCCCTTCCGCGGCGACCGGACGGCGGACCTGTTTGCAACGGGTGGGGTCCTCGGGATCGCGACGGCGATCCTGGTGCAGTTGGCTCTCGTTACGGCCCCGTTCCCGCTGGTCGCCGTCGTCGGCTCGCTGGCCGCGGTGCCCGTCGTCGCGCTCCTGGGCTATCTCCTGCGCGTGGTCGAGCGAAGCGTCCGTGGCTGCGACGACCCGCCCGGGTTCCGACCGTTCGCCGGACTGGCGTGGAAGGGGTGTCGGCTCTCCGTCCTCACCGTCGCGTACGCCGTGGTCCCCGTATTCGTCGTCGCCGCCGCCGTCGCCGGACTGCGTCGACTGCCCGTCGCCTCGGCCGACGAGATCGGGTTCGTCGGCGCGCTCTCGCTGTTCGGAATCTCGACGGCCGTCCTCCTCGTCGTCCTGTCGTTCGCCTACGTCTACCCCGCGGCGGTCGGTCGGCTCGCCGCGGGCGGCAGCCTCCGCGAGGCCCTGGGACTCCGTTCGTATCGGTCGGTGATCGGCCACGGGAGTTACTTCATCGCCTGGACCGTCGCGGCGCTGTTCCTCGCACCCGGCTGGATCGTGCTCCCGACCGCGCTCTCGAGCGCGACGCCGGTCGGCGTAGCGGCCGTCTTCGCGGCATTCTACGTCCACGTCGTGGCGGCGCGGCTGGTAGGCCGGGGGTATCGACTGGCGGCGGACGTCGACGGCGAAGAGAAGTAG
- a CDS encoding ABC transporter ATP-binding protein: MADLTLDDVSKVFVENDGNEITAVDDVSLEIDDGEFLVLVGPSGCGKSTTLRMVAGLETVSSGEIRLDDRRINDQQPKERDIAMVFQSYALYPHMTVRENMSFGLEESTDMPDDEIASVVEEAAEMLDIDELLDRKPDDLSGGQQQRVALGRAIVRDPEVFLLDEPLSNLDAKLRAQMRTELQRLQEELDVATIYVTHDQTEAMTMADKIAILNDGKLQQVGTPLECYHEPENRFVAGFIGEPSMNFFDVSFDAPDERLVHDDFDYALSAETQSALDGTEELVLGIRPEDISIGGDAADDHRYETVVDVVEPMGNENNVYLAFDEGEDSETFVATIDGLERVEDGERVVAHIPEDAIHVFDRRTGRALRNRRLEDETATEPQL; the protein is encoded by the coding sequence ATGGCAGACCTCACACTCGACGACGTAAGCAAAGTCTTCGTAGAGAACGACGGCAACGAGATCACCGCCGTCGACGACGTCAGCCTCGAGATCGACGACGGGGAGTTTCTGGTCCTCGTCGGCCCCTCGGGCTGTGGGAAGTCGACGACGCTGCGGATGGTCGCGGGCCTCGAGACGGTCTCGTCCGGCGAGATCCGCCTCGACGACAGGAGGATCAACGACCAGCAGCCGAAAGAACGGGACATCGCGATGGTGTTCCAGTCGTACGCGCTGTACCCGCACATGACCGTCCGCGAGAACATGTCGTTCGGCCTCGAGGAGTCGACCGACATGCCCGACGACGAGATCGCGTCGGTCGTCGAGGAGGCGGCCGAAATGCTCGATATCGACGAGTTGCTGGACCGGAAACCGGACGACCTCTCCGGCGGCCAGCAACAGCGCGTCGCGCTCGGCCGCGCGATCGTCCGCGATCCGGAGGTGTTCCTGCTGGACGAGCCGCTTTCGAACCTGGACGCGAAGCTCCGTGCCCAGATGCGGACTGAACTCCAGCGGCTCCAGGAGGAACTCGACGTGGCGACGATCTACGTCACCCACGACCAGACCGAAGCGATGACGATGGCCGACAAGATCGCCATCCTGAACGACGGGAAACTCCAGCAGGTCGGCACGCCGCTCGAGTGTTACCACGAACCCGAGAACCGGTTCGTCGCGGGCTTCATCGGCGAACCCTCGATGAACTTCTTCGACGTCTCCTTCGACGCCCCGGACGAGCGGCTCGTCCACGACGACTTCGACTACGCCCTCTCCGCGGAGACGCAGTCGGCCCTCGACGGGACCGAAGAACTCGTCCTGGGCATCCGCCCGGAGGACATCTCGATCGGCGGGGACGCCGCCGACGACCACCGCTACGAAACCGTCGTCGACGTCGTCGAGCCGATGGGCAACGAGAACAACGTCTACCTCGCGTTCGATGAAGGCGAGGACTCGGAGACGTTCGTCGCGACGATCGACGGCCTCGAGCGCGTAGAGGACGGCGAGCGCGTCGTCGCCCACATCCCCGAGGACGCCATCCACGTCTTCGATCGGCGCACGGGTCGGGCGCTTCGAAACCGACGACTCGAGGACGAGACGGCGACCGAGCCGCAGTTGTAA
- a CDS encoding carbohydrate ABC transporter permease, translated as MATETSDESGLTGTVSDLSLNRVALYGALLAFVGLYLSPLYSGLTTSFKTQEAFTRTSPLQPPLGGFTIDPWVTAGSELAFSMVNSFAMVIPAAVLSALLGSLTAYGLTKVEWRGQALLLALFLAAVFIPYQAVLVPLRQFWSIVDISSLHERGELVELTITHIAYGIPICTILFRSYYQTLDDELIEAARLDGASLARIYRKIVLPLSLPMFAVTLIYQFTQVWNDFLFALVLLSNRANYVVTLELNALQGSMATDYGVQMAGAFIAALPTILVYIMFGEQFAKGQTL; from the coding sequence ATGGCAACCGAAACGAGCGACGAAAGCGGTCTGACTGGGACGGTGTCCGATCTATCGCTCAACCGTGTCGCCCTCTACGGGGCGTTGCTCGCGTTCGTCGGGCTCTACCTGTCGCCGCTGTACAGCGGCCTGACGACGTCGTTCAAGACCCAGGAAGCGTTCACCCGGACCTCGCCGCTGCAGCCGCCGCTGGGCGGGTTCACGATCGATCCCTGGGTGACCGCCGGGAGCGAACTGGCATTCTCGATGGTCAACAGCTTCGCGATGGTAATTCCCGCCGCGGTGCTATCGGCGCTGCTGGGGAGCCTGACCGCCTACGGACTGACGAAAGTCGAATGGCGCGGCCAGGCGCTCCTGCTCGCGCTGTTCCTTGCCGCGGTGTTCATCCCGTACCAGGCGGTGCTGGTCCCGCTGCGGCAGTTCTGGTCGATCGTCGACATCTCGAGCCTCCACGAACGGGGCGAACTGGTCGAACTGACGATCACGCACATCGCCTACGGGATCCCGATCTGTACGATCCTGTTCCGGTCGTACTACCAGACGCTCGACGACGAACTCATCGAGGCCGCCCGCCTCGACGGGGCGAGCCTCGCCCGGATCTACCGGAAGATCGTCCTGCCACTGTCGCTGCCGATGTTCGCCGTCACGCTGATCTACCAGTTCACGCAGGTCTGGAACGACTTCCTGTTCGCGCTGGTGTTGCTCAGCAACCGGGCGAACTACGTCGTCACCCTCGAGTTGAACGCGCTCCAGGGGTCGATGGCGACGGACTACGGCGTCCAGATGGCAGGGGCGTTCATCGCGGCGTTGCCGACGATCCTGGTGTACATCATGTTCGGGGAACAGTTCGCCAAGGGGCAGACGCTCTAA
- a CDS encoding carbohydrate ABC transporter permease, translating to MDSLRNSLQRLDPRSSRGTDEPVSREREGNRFAQLRGSDFVESIPFWLPATLLVLLFVYGAIGWNVAISFTGWSGLGQPDYTNFTLEMYRQMPADQNFRASLRNTVALLVAFTSVSLVVGLGLALLVDRKIRFENTFRTIYLLPMALSFVVTAIFWSWMYASDGLINTTLAGVGLEGLAFDWLGDPRFKLAAVIFALVWQFSGYCMIVYLAGLRSIPDDHYEAARIDGASTLTLYRRVIVPQLRSSTIGATVVLMVFALKAFDFIYVMFGDNPGRSADILAVTMYRQAFSASEWAYGAAIAVVLFALALTIIGPYAYTQYKRGAL from the coding sequence ATGGATTCGTTACGTAACTCGTTACAACGGCTCGATCCCCGCTCCAGTCGCGGGACCGACGAGCCGGTTTCTCGGGAGCGAGAGGGGAACCGCTTCGCGCAACTCCGGGGCAGCGACTTCGTCGAGTCGATCCCGTTCTGGTTGCCGGCGACGCTGCTTGTTTTGTTGTTCGTCTACGGGGCAATCGGCTGGAACGTCGCGATCTCGTTTACCGGCTGGTCCGGTCTCGGACAGCCGGATTACACGAACTTCACGCTCGAGATGTATCGCCAGATGCCGGCCGACCAGAACTTCCGGGCCTCGCTGCGTAACACGGTCGCGCTCCTGGTCGCGTTCACGAGCGTCTCGCTGGTCGTCGGGCTGGGACTGGCCCTGCTCGTCGATCGCAAGATCCGCTTCGAGAACACGTTCCGGACGATCTACCTGCTGCCGATGGCGCTTTCGTTCGTCGTGACCGCGATCTTCTGGTCGTGGATGTACGCAAGCGACGGGCTGATCAACACCACGCTCGCCGGCGTCGGCCTCGAGGGGCTCGCGTTCGACTGGCTGGGCGATCCGCGGTTCAAACTCGCCGCGGTCATTTTCGCGCTGGTCTGGCAGTTCAGCGGCTACTGCATGATCGTCTACCTCGCCGGGCTGCGATCGATCCCGGACGACCACTACGAGGCGGCCCGCATCGACGGCGCGTCGACGCTGACGCTGTACCGGCGCGTCATCGTCCCGCAACTCCGTTCGTCCACGATCGGCGCGACCGTCGTATTGATGGTGTTCGCGCTGAAGGCGTTCGACTTCATCTACGTCATGTTCGGGGACAACCCAGGTCGATCGGCCGACATCCTCGCGGTGACGATGTACCGCCAGGCGTTCTCCGCGAGCGAGTGGGCCTACGGGGCGGCGATCGCCGTCGTCCTCTTCGCGCTCGCGCTGACGATCATCGGCCCCTACGCGTACACGCAGTACAAACGAGGTGCACTCTGA
- a CDS encoding ABC transporter substrate-binding protein, with protein sequence MDRNNSDNRSTSRRTVLQGAGTAAVVGLAGCLGGDDEAESLEELLEEDPDEYEPVEIGHWWTAGGEEEAFQALVEGFEEEYPEIEVESSPSPGGAGSALEADIRNRVVDQNPPSTFQVWPGQALTDYTEEDLLYDIEGHVWDDDMREAYLDGPVDVSRPHGDFVAVPINIHRLNNLFYNVDVVEEADVDVESIDSPSALLDVMETVDEAGYVGMAQQTQSAWSTLQLWAQVLLGEYGADVYESFIEGNVEDNESEIRDSLQIVVDYTDYFNEDASSLSWDEASGYINRGEAAFFHQGDWAAGEYEADDELEYGEDWDHVAFPGTEEMYALNMDSFVFPKHNPSPNATVRFLRYAGSADAQERFNPAKGSIPPRTDVPDDAFTPFLQDQMADFEGSSEQPPSVAHGLAVAPSIQTDIEGAFANFIDNWDVDAAYQELVDSFD encoded by the coding sequence ATGGATCGTAATAATTCTGATAATCGTAGTACGTCACGACGAACCGTACTACAGGGAGCGGGGACTGCAGCCGTCGTCGGCCTCGCCGGGTGTCTCGGCGGTGACGACGAAGCCGAGAGCCTGGAGGAACTGCTCGAGGAGGATCCCGACGAGTACGAACCCGTCGAAATCGGTCACTGGTGGACCGCCGGTGGCGAGGAAGAGGCGTTCCAGGCACTCGTCGAGGGCTTCGAGGAGGAGTACCCCGAGATCGAGGTCGAATCCTCCCCGTCCCCGGGCGGCGCAGGGAGCGCCCTCGAGGCCGACATCCGGAACCGCGTCGTCGACCAGAATCCCCCGAGTACCTTCCAGGTGTGGCCCGGCCAGGCGCTGACCGACTACACCGAGGAAGACTTGCTATACGACATCGAGGGCCACGTCTGGGACGACGACATGCGTGAGGCCTACCTCGACGGTCCGGTCGACGTCTCGCGACCCCACGGCGACTTCGTCGCCGTACCGATCAACATCCACCGGCTGAACAACCTCTTCTACAACGTCGACGTCGTCGAAGAGGCGGACGTCGACGTCGAGTCGATCGATTCCCCGAGCGCGCTGCTCGATGTAATGGAGACCGTCGACGAGGCGGGCTACGTCGGGATGGCACAGCAGACCCAGTCGGCGTGGTCGACCCTTCAGCTGTGGGCACAGGTGCTGCTGGGCGAGTACGGCGCAGACGTCTACGAGTCGTTCATCGAGGGCAACGTCGAGGACAACGAGTCCGAGATCCGCGACAGCCTGCAGATCGTCGTCGACTACACCGACTACTTCAACGAGGACGCGAGTTCGCTCAGCTGGGACGAGGCCAGCGGCTACATCAACCGCGGCGAAGCCGCCTTCTTCCACCAGGGCGACTGGGCCGCCGGCGAATACGAGGCCGACGACGAACTCGAGTACGGCGAGGACTGGGACCACGTCGCCTTCCCCGGCACCGAGGAGATGTACGCGCTGAACATGGACTCGTTCGTCTTCCCGAAGCACAACCCGTCGCCGAACGCGACCGTCCGGTTCCTGCGGTACGCCGGCTCGGCCGACGCACAGGAACGGTTCAACCCGGCGAAGGGGTCGATCCCGCCCCGGACGGACGTTCCCGACGACGCGTTCACTCCGTTCCTGCAGGACCAGATGGCCGACTTCGAGGGCTCGAGCGAACAGCCGCCATCGGTCGCCCACGGACTGGCGGTCGCCCCCAGCATTCAGACCGACATCGAGGGCGCGTTCGCCAACTTCATCGACAACTGGGACGTCGACGCGGCCTACCAGGAACTCGTCGACAGCTTCGACTAG
- a CDS encoding Gfo/Idh/MocA family protein — translation MIGTGVGVGIVGLGGMGHLHARHLEELGAEVVAGADLVPDQRRRFAEEFAAETYETHEGLVVDDAVDAVVVTTPNRFHEPITVDALEAGRHVLVEKPLAHTLDSAERIAEAAVRSDAICMVGFHNRHAASMAMFDEHHARGRFGELTHVEANYVRRRGVPGPGSWFTDSDLSGGGALLDIGVHALDLALYTLDFPEIAEVSGVTRTTFGTQEEYADPEGFGDNWDAEAETYDVDDSVSAFIRTTDGRTISLEAAWATNREESMDFRIRGTEAGAQFDIGDTNIEILEAGTAGGDHYADVSLTGDASMTGYKKQDREFLEAIVSETPPTTNTVEEALTVQRVIDAIYRSSETGGSVSLAETSEAVERRTQIN, via the coding sequence GTGATCGGCACGGGCGTCGGTGTCGGTATCGTCGGTCTCGGGGGGATGGGTCACCTCCACGCCCGTCACCTCGAGGAACTCGGCGCGGAGGTCGTCGCCGGCGCGGATCTGGTGCCCGACCAGCGACGGCGCTTCGCGGAGGAGTTCGCCGCGGAGACCTACGAAACCCACGAGGGGCTCGTCGTCGACGATGCCGTCGACGCGGTCGTCGTCACGACGCCCAACCGATTCCACGAACCGATCACCGTCGACGCGCTCGAGGCCGGCCGCCACGTCCTCGTCGAGAAACCCCTCGCGCACACGCTCGATAGCGCCGAGCGGATCGCCGAGGCGGCGGTCCGGAGCGACGCGATCTGTATGGTCGGGTTCCACAACCGTCACGCCGCGTCGATGGCGATGTTCGACGAACACCACGCACGCGGCCGCTTCGGCGAACTCACCCACGTCGAAGCCAACTACGTCCGACGGCGGGGGGTCCCCGGCCCCGGCTCCTGGTTCACCGATTCCGACCTCTCGGGCGGCGGTGCGCTGCTGGATATCGGCGTCCACGCCCTGGATCTGGCCCTCTATACGCTCGATTTCCCGGAGATCGCCGAGGTGTCGGGCGTCACGCGGACCACGTTCGGTACCCAGGAGGAGTACGCCGACCCCGAGGGGTTCGGCGACAACTGGGACGCCGAAGCCGAGACCTACGACGTCGACGACTCCGTCAGCGCCTTCATCCGGACGACCGACGGGCGGACGATCTCGCTCGAGGCCGCGTGGGCGACCAACCGCGAGGAGAGCATGGACTTCCGGATCCGCGGTACCGAGGCCGGAGCCCAGTTCGACATCGGCGACACCAACATCGAGATCCTCGAGGCCGGCACGGCCGGCGGTGACCACTACGCCGACGTCTCGCTCACCGGCGACGCCTCGATGACCGGCTACAAGAAACAGGACCGAGAGTTCCTCGAGGCGATCGTCAGCGAGACGCCGCCGACGACGAACACGGTCGAGGAGGCCCTGACCGTCCAGCGTGTCATCGACGCGATCTACCGCTCGAGCGAAACTGGCGGTTCCGTGAGCCTCGCGGAGACGAGCGAGGCGGTCGAACGGCGAACGCAGATCAACTGA
- a CDS encoding ThuA domain-containing protein — protein sequence MTTVTIWNEYRHEREDDEAAAVYPDGIHETIADALADGQPADSSLEIRTATLDEPDHGLPPAVLEETDVLLWWGHEAHDEVADEVVDRVQERVLEGMGLIVLHSGHFSKPFKRLMGTTCNLQWREDGATERLWVVDPGHPIAEGIDEYIELPETEMYGEPFDVPEPDRLVFTSWFEGGEVFRSGCCYRRGNGRIFYFRPGHETYPIYENEEVRRVLRNAVDWAEPTGGKGGSGRTFGNRERDRD from the coding sequence ATGACCACCGTTACGATCTGGAACGAGTATCGCCACGAGCGCGAGGACGACGAGGCCGCGGCGGTGTACCCCGACGGGATCCACGAGACGATCGCCGACGCGCTCGCCGACGGACAGCCGGCGGACTCGAGCCTCGAGATCCGAACAGCGACACTGGACGAGCCGGATCACGGCCTCCCGCCGGCGGTCCTCGAGGAGACCGACGTTCTGCTGTGGTGGGGCCACGAGGCCCACGACGAGGTCGCGGACGAGGTCGTCGACCGCGTTCAGGAGCGAGTGCTCGAGGGGATGGGGCTGATCGTCCTCCACTCGGGGCACTTCTCGAAGCCGTTCAAGCGGCTCATGGGGACGACGTGTAACCTCCAGTGGCGCGAGGACGGGGCCACCGAGCGGCTCTGGGTCGTCGACCCCGGCCACCCGATCGCCGAGGGGATCGACGAGTACATCGAACTGCCCGAAACCGAGATGTACGGGGAGCCGTTCGACGTTCCCGAACCCGATCGGCTCGTGTTCACGAGCTGGTTCGAGGGCGGCGAGGTGTTCCGCAGCGGCTGTTGCTACCGCCGCGGTAACGGCCGGATCTTCTACTTCCGACCGGGTCACGAGACGTACCCGATCTACGAGAACGAGGAGGTGCGTCGGGTGCTTCGCAACGCAGTCGACTGGGCTGAGCCGACCGGTGGGAAGGGCGGTTCCGGCCGGACGTTCGGCAACCGCGAGCGCGATCGGGACTGA
- a CDS encoding TIGR00341 family protein, translated as MRLVQVFVPRGQLEVVLETADEAGVDYAVSEAASHGEFEALVSIPVPPDAVEPLLAAFRTAGLPESSYTVVTAAEAIISERTPEIDDGTGTRISREELEARARELAPAASTYFILLVVSTIIATAGLLLDSAATIIGAMVVAPLMGPALAASVGVVVDDDELAARGVVLQVAGLAATVATAAFLGWLLRGTVLLPPGFDITAVPQVRERITPNVIALFLALGSGVAGVVSLVRNVGSVLVGVAIAVALVPPAATVGLGIAWWHPTVVVTAGTLVLVNLLSINLTALLLLWGVGYRPERTERIDRVYDRLRSRVVVLLVAIAVLSLVLGGVTYGTYQTAAIEHEVRTELESMSDDPAFEAFRFQEVGVDYELIDVYRDDPPSVTVLVERPAGEAESADFADRVRERLEEATGTDLEVTVELVDTQRSG; from the coding sequence ATGCGTCTCGTCCAGGTGTTCGTTCCGCGGGGACAGCTCGAGGTCGTCCTCGAGACGGCCGACGAAGCTGGCGTCGACTACGCCGTGTCCGAAGCGGCGAGTCACGGCGAGTTCGAGGCGCTCGTCTCGATCCCCGTCCCGCCCGATGCCGTCGAACCGCTCCTGGCGGCGTTTCGTACCGCCGGACTCCCGGAATCGTCATACACCGTCGTCACCGCCGCGGAGGCGATTATCTCCGAGCGGACGCCCGAGATCGACGACGGCACCGGAACCAGAATTTCCCGCGAGGAACTCGAGGCTCGAGCGCGGGAACTCGCGCCGGCCGCGTCGACGTACTTCATCCTGCTGGTGGTGAGCACGATCATCGCGACGGCCGGGCTGTTGCTCGACTCCGCGGCGACGATCATCGGGGCGATGGTCGTCGCGCCGCTGATGGGACCGGCACTGGCCGCCAGTGTCGGCGTCGTGGTCGACGACGACGAACTCGCGGCCCGCGGGGTCGTCCTGCAGGTCGCCGGGCTGGCGGCGACGGTCGCAACGGCCGCCTTTCTCGGCTGGCTGCTCCGGGGAACCGTGTTGCTCCCGCCAGGGTTCGACATCACCGCTGTCCCCCAGGTGCGAGAGCGGATCACGCCGAACGTGATCGCGCTGTTTCTCGCACTCGGTTCCGGGGTTGCAGGCGTCGTTAGCCTCGTTCGGAACGTCGGATCGGTGCTCGTCGGCGTCGCGATCGCGGTCGCGCTCGTTCCACCGGCTGCGACGGTCGGGCTCGGAATCGCCTGGTGGCACCCGACGGTCGTCGTGACTGCCGGGACCCTGGTCCTCGTCAACCTGCTCTCGATCAACCTCACCGCACTCCTGTTGCTGTGGGGCGTCGGCTACCGTCCGGAACGGACCGAACGGATCGACCGCGTCTACGACCGCCTCCGCTCGCGGGTCGTCGTGTTGTTGGTCGCGATCGCCGTCCTCTCGCTCGTACTCGGCGGCGTCACCTACGGCACCTACCAGACCGCCGCGATCGAACACGAGGTCCGGACCGAACTCGAGTCGATGAGCGACGATCCGGCATTCGAGGCGTTCCGGTTCCAGGAGGTCGGCGTCGACTACGAACTCATCGACGTCTACAGGGACGACCCCCCGTCGGTGACCGTCCTCGTCGAGCGGCCGGCCGGTGAGGCCGAATCCGCGGACTTCGCCGACCGCGTCAGGGAGCGACTGGAAGAAGCCACCGGGACCGATCTCGAGGTCACCGTAGAACTGGTCGATACGCAGCGAAGCGGGTGA
- a CDS encoding translation initiation factor eIF-2B: MIDETVEEIQEMQTHSSSVVAVNATRALEELTEREFATVDEYVRALERNGSVLRRANPSHASLQNAVRDVVEDVAEADPDSVDEAKELTRDRIDAVVSRVESGKRLAAENAVDLLEDGATLLTHDYSSTVIEALELATDAGKTFDVYVTEARPRYIGRKTARTLADLEGVDPTLITDSAHGHYLAECDRVLVGMDCIVEDTLYNRVGTFPIAASAAQVDVPVTVVGSASKIVSEGFVFETEFRSGTEVMPEPAEGFDVENPAYDATPVDLLESVVTDEGRQRF; the protein is encoded by the coding sequence ATGATCGACGAGACGGTCGAGGAGATCCAGGAGATGCAGACCCACAGCTCCTCGGTGGTCGCCGTCAACGCGACCCGCGCCTTAGAGGAGCTGACCGAGCGGGAGTTCGCCACCGTCGACGAGTACGTCCGCGCCCTCGAGCGCAACGGCTCCGTGCTCCGGCGGGCCAACCCCTCCCACGCGTCGCTACAAAACGCCGTCCGTGACGTCGTCGAGGACGTCGCCGAGGCCGACCCCGACAGCGTCGACGAGGCGAAGGAGCTTACCCGGGACCGCATCGACGCCGTCGTCTCGCGGGTCGAGTCCGGCAAGCGCCTGGCCGCCGAAAACGCCGTCGACCTCCTCGAGGACGGCGCGACGTTGTTGACCCACGACTACTCCTCGACGGTCATCGAGGCCCTCGAGTTGGCGACCGACGCGGGCAAGACCTTCGACGTCTACGTCACCGAGGCCCGACCCCGCTACATCGGTCGGAAAACCGCCCGCACGCTCGCGGATCTCGAGGGCGTCGACCCCACGCTGATCACCGACAGCGCCCACGGCCACTACCTCGCCGAGTGCGACCGCGTGCTCGTCGGGATGGACTGCATCGTCGAGGACACCCTCTACAACCGGGTCGGGACCTTCCCCATCGCCGCGAGCGCGGCACAGGTCGACGTTCCCGTCACCGTAGTGGGGTCGGCCTCGAAGATCGTCAGCGAGGGGTTCGTCTTCGAGACCGAGTTCCGCTCCGGCACCGAGGTGATGCCCGAACCCGCGGAGGGGTTCGACGTGGAGAATCCGGCCTACGACGCGACGCCGGTCGACCTGCTCGAGAGCGTGGTGACCGACGAGGGCCGGCAGCGGTTCTAA